The proteins below are encoded in one region of Sulfolobus sp. A20:
- a CDS encoding phospholipase C, with protein sequence MRKVGIIILSFVILILPSIHLSIGVNNNTVTPIKHIIIIIQENHSFDNLFGTYPFGYPPIVNNITLSVMEPVGLYDNYTQLLNSKNRVLTYISVPNIPWLPILGYSHPYYANANSTVDPNEGWTTYHGDYWFDTPNGFVLYSGPQSLAYFSYQQLSPLWDYAEEYVLADNYFAPVMGLTEPNRIAYLTGFPPPFYSDDASSVIPVNESIFYQLSSYNISWMYYVYDYQGGVPWPLNAFTGISEYRSHFAGLSQFYYDLKSGNLPEVSWVMFLGGGSDMYDMHPPANLLYGEEKLVEVINAVMESKYWSSTVIFITFDEGGGYYDQVIPPAINHYGLGQRIPLLIISPYAKEAYINNYTLSGYTLLGFIDYNFHLPYITSLAEMGVDGLLQSFNFSMKPRPPIILTPENWTYPIPLQYPIHYGFIAIVPQYRGYAQVYNMPEMSFLLPLIIISFALLLASFKKKVLLLPSFIIFLLTLGISGYVYETNNIYQYVSEYYLASSLVGFLITSLILAKRRYSLSR encoded by the coding sequence ATGAGAAAAGTAGGAATAATAATCCTTTCGTTCGTCATATTAATTCTACCTTCAATTCACTTAAGTATAGGAGTTAATAATAATACAGTTACGCCAATAAAGCATATCATAATAATCATTCAAGAAAATCACTCGTTTGATAATTTATTTGGCACTTATCCGTTTGGTTATCCTCCAATAGTTAATAATATCACACTTTCGGTAATGGAGCCAGTAGGACTTTATGATAACTACACGCAATTACTAAATTCAAAGAACAGAGTGTTAACTTATATCTCAGTCCCAAACATACCTTGGTTACCAATATTAGGTTACTCACATCCTTATTACGCTAATGCTAACTCTACGGTTGATCCCAATGAAGGATGGACTACATATCACGGTGATTATTGGTTTGATACTCCAAACGGTTTTGTTCTCTATTCTGGCCCACAATCCTTAGCGTATTTCTCGTATCAGCAGTTGTCTCCCCTTTGGGATTACGCTGAGGAATACGTTTTAGCTGACAACTATTTCGCTCCAGTCATGGGGTTAACAGAACCTAATAGAATAGCGTACTTAACAGGGTTTCCACCACCGTTTTATAGTGATGATGCAAGTTCTGTAATCCCAGTAAATGAAAGTATATTCTATCAGCTTAGCTCATATAACATTAGTTGGATGTATTACGTTTATGATTATCAAGGTGGAGTACCTTGGCCTCTAAATGCTTTTACTGGAATATCTGAATATAGGTCACACTTCGCTGGTTTATCACAGTTTTATTACGATTTGAAGAGCGGTAATTTGCCAGAAGTATCATGGGTAATGTTTTTAGGGGGAGGGAGTGATATGTACGATATGCATCCACCAGCTAACCTATTATATGGAGAAGAAAAATTAGTTGAGGTGATAAATGCAGTAATGGAGAGCAAGTATTGGAGCTCTACAGTCATTTTTATAACTTTTGATGAGGGAGGCGGGTATTATGATCAAGTAATACCACCCGCAATAAATCATTATGGCTTAGGTCAAAGAATTCCGTTATTAATAATTTCACCTTACGCGAAAGAGGCGTATATTAATAATTATACACTATCCGGTTACACACTATTAGGCTTCATCGATTATAACTTTCATCTACCGTATATAACGAGTTTGGCAGAGATGGGAGTTGATGGATTATTACAAAGCTTTAACTTCTCTATGAAGCCTAGACCACCTATAATATTGACTCCAGAGAATTGGACTTATCCAATTCCCTTACAATACCCTATTCATTACGGATTCATCGCTATTGTACCTCAGTATAGGGGTTACGCTCAAGTATACAACATGCCAGAAATGAGCTTTCTATTACCACTAATAATAATCTCGTTTGCCCTACTATTAGCTTCTTTCAAAAAGAAAGTACTATTGTTGCCGTCTTTTATTATCTTCTTATTAACTTTAGGAATATCAGGCTACGTTTATGAGACTAATAACATATATCAGTATGTTAGTGAATATTATTTAGCATCATCACTTGTAGGCTTCTTAATAACAAGTTTAATATTAGCTAAGAGAAGATATAGTCTTTCTAGATGA